The sequence below is a genomic window from Dioscorea cayenensis subsp. rotundata cultivar TDr96_F1 chromosome 6, TDr96_F1_v2_PseudoChromosome.rev07_lg8_w22 25.fasta, whole genome shotgun sequence.
AAGATTAATGCTAAGTAATTGATCCAACATGGAAAATTTaggaaaataatttaaaagcaTCTTAACAGAACAAACTGTGACGAGATTGAAAATTTAGCATATTGGAGGATATACCCTCCCgtaaaaacaaatccaaaagaACTGATGTCATCTATGTGCATCATTCATTACAATGCAATTAGCAAGTATAAGAGACTGAAGCAAAAGCAAAGAACTTACCATAACTTTGAGAATCGCATTCTCATCAAAAACACTTTCATTGGATGCAACTTGAGTCGGACTGCTACCATAATCTGTTATCTTGCTACTTGAACTAGTAACTTGTGAAGAAGATCCATGTGTCTCATTATCTGCCTGTGTCTTGGATGTACTATCAATGGGTAAAGGAGCATCAAGTTCTTTCAGAATGTTTATTTTCAGAAACTCTTCAAAACGATCCTTCCACATTTGAAGTTTAAACCACTCATTATGAGTATGAAGTGTTGCTCTCATTATTTTCATCAACTGTGGTTCTTCAATACCAAACCTCCTGCTCATTGCAACCTATACAAAAATCATTAGTTGCTTGAAATTCTGACAAGGTTTCAACAAATAGCGAGGGATGTAACTTTTAATTCCGGGCATGAACAAACAAGACACAGCAAGTACTTGGGAGTATGAATTATCAGGTTCATTGTTTAAGTTTAAGACCATCAGGAAAGCTGAAAAGGACAAGCCTTCAAGTGCATAAAGttactttcttattttatagAGATCAGACACCACCTCTAATCATCGTGATTTAAGGATTGAAAAGAATAGATGTACAAAATTCTCAAGTTATTGATGGTCTGTCAAATACAGTAagcaaacaattaaaataatatggttcaaatagaaacaaaaatgtACTCAAACAAGATAAATGACAGTAAGCAAAACTCATAAATCATCTAGTTGAACAGTTAATTGCAGTTTACCTGTAGAGACGTCGCGAGAAGGGACAAGCCTTTAGTCATCACATCTTCATTAGGTTTAAGCAATGCCAACAGTGTCTCTTTCAAAGTTTTCAGCAAAGATTCATTCTTTGAAGCTAGAGGACCTAAATGAGATGATGCAACTCGAAGAGCCATCGCATGATTCCCAGCATTGACCAATTTCTGAAATTCAACCTGACATATtgtcataataataatgttacaATCTTGCAATCAGCAGGTTTATGCATtatcaaatggaaaaaaatttgcATGTCAATATACCTGTTTCAATTGAAACAATAGAATAGGATTTTGAACAAAAAATTCTGGATCCAATGCATTTACTTCCTCAACAACCTCTGCAACCATACCCTTATTAGCCAGTTCCATCATCTCTAAAATAATCTCATACTTGTGATCCTCTATATCATTGACATTATCAAAAGTAGAATTACTCTCAGAGACCTGTACATAAAAAGGTGACAATAGAAGCTTAAAAATGATACTTATAATTAAGAAgggtaaatataaatattttcaacttACCTGCTCTTCACCTGGCATATCTCTATTGGAATGAACTAAGGATGTGAATTCTTGTAAAATGGAACTGGTAGAGTCGACATCAGGTGTAACTTCAGACCTCTCAATGCGCCCTCTCCATCTCTTTCGCCTCCTTTGTCCAGTAGCATGATTTCTGCTTCTCCTTAACCTTCTATGATACTTCACTTGGTGAGTCATGTCACTTGTGCTACAATCGCCATGAGCTCCTGCAGTCTCATCGGCAGATCTCATCTCAACATCATTGTTCTGACTACTGACAACATCAGCATTGGATTCTTGAACACCTTCCTTGTTAACCGTGCTATCAGACACTTCACCGTTAGATGATCCATTAGTTATACATTGTTTCCTCTGAGATGTACAGTCTGTTGAAACATGCATAATTTGATGCCATAAAAATCACACAAACTTGCTAAATGCTAACATAATTTCCAAATTGATTAATGCCATAACTTTCAAAGAGGAAGATACTGtgattttcataatttctaCCTGATGAAGATGGAGTGGTACTTTCCACAATGCCCCTATAAACACAATATTCACGGACAAGCTCATCAAGCATCAAAGCATTCAGTTTCATCCGGCACAACTCATTCTGTAAATGATGTATAACAAGTTAAAGCAACTGACAAGAAACTCAGAGATAAAAATTAGTATATGAATAAGGTGAAAAGATTTGTATGGGTATTATAAAACATGAAATGTTATTGCAacttcttaaaaaaattccataatCCTCAGTCAAAATTAAAAGTGAGAGTTGATCTGCAGGTCCAAAATTGTTTAGGAACCGCCACAGGatgcatatagaaaaataatagtatCATCTATCAAAATGTAATAATTTACTGGATTTCATGAACTAATATCTTTATCTAACCTGATTATTGTTCAACAGATCTTGCTTTCAATTCAATGCAGAAATTCCAAGATTGCAGTTAAGTTTCAACAAACAGATGAAGTGAATTATGTAACTTGTTATGTTCTAAAGTAAAGTTGTACACAACCCCAAGCTTGAGAGAACTGAGCTCCCAAGGTCTGCTCAAGCTCACATCAACATCTCTCATcctagcttgagctcaaaatccAACTTGAGCTTTTTTCAAGATCAAGCTCTGCCCAAGACAGCCACTCATTTTTGGCTTAAGCTGAGCTGACTAactatttggaaaaaaaaaaatgttttcaataGATTTTAAATAACTTCCTGCAGGGAGTCAAACTCATATTGATAGCTTGATTGAAAGCCAAGCTAACCACAATGACACGTTCAAGATTAGACAAATACTgtataacatataattaattaagatactcaaatattaattttaaattgtattgaaaaatatgatatttatcctatataaaatatttattaggttttattCAGGTGAACTCAAAGCAGAGTACCATTGTTTGAGTTCTGCTCATAATAATCAAGCATAACATTTTGGTTCAAGTTAGACTTGTACATTACTCAAACAAGTTCAAGGGACCAGAAATGGGAGTTGAAC
It includes:
- the LOC120263933 gene encoding LOW QUALITY PROTEIN: uncharacterized protein LOC120263933 (The sequence of the model RefSeq protein was modified relative to this genomic sequence to represent the inferred CDS: deleted 1 base in 1 codon), with product MDSMPVNWDALDSLVLDFAQSERLLDDSPSSDSHQSRLLIRQIRRCVEDGDIDCAIDLLRLHVPAILDDHRILFRLQKQRFIELLRRGTVKDRDSAMKCLRVALAPCALDAYPEAYEEFKHVLLALIYDKDDKTSPVTNEWSERRRFDLAGILSSILRAQLHAYDPLLMMTLRYLMSIHKVFCTHQDIPSPISDITERFLFEDRDPPISSHESLYEVPPFEEVDIQALVHAAGLTRQDAVDSLRFAKGDLFQAFQNELCRMKLNALMLDELVREYCVYRGIVESTTPSSSDCTSQRKQCITNGSSNGEVSDSTVNKEGVQESNADVVSSQNNDVEMRSADETAGAHGDCSTSDMTHQVKYHRRLRRSRNHATGQRRRKRWRGRIERSEVTPDVDSTSSILQEFTSLVHSNRDMPGEEQVSESNSTFDNVNDIEDHKYEIILEMMELANKGMVAEVVEEVNALDPEFFVQNPILLFQLKQVEFQKLVNAGNHAMALRVASSHLGPLASKNESLLKTLKETLLALLKPNEDVMTKGLSLLATSLQVAMSRRFGIEEPQLMKIMRATLHTHNEWFKLQMWKDRFEEFLKINILKELDAPLPIDSTSKTQADNETHGSSSQVTSSSSKITDYGSSPTQVASNESVFDENAILKVMEFVALPRSDAIHLLMQYNGNAEAVIQQMFA